From bacterium, a single genomic window includes:
- a CDS encoding isoprenylcysteine carboxylmethyltransferase family protein, translating to MNSDYAYGHWSLVIGSVLLVFFFVSRYIPIRTRLEKRSGGMLATFIVALFTEMYGFPLTIYFLSSRFGIEIPLTHKYGHLLAYLLTYIGLDILYGWALVMIVSNVMIVIGIIWISRGWEQVYSSDGELVTTGIYARMRHPQYSGIILAATGFLIQWPTLLTLILFPFVVVMYHRLATREEKDVEEKFKDEYRDYRGRVPAFVPRMTFAHR from the coding sequence ATGAATTCCGATTACGCGTACGGACACTGGTCCCTGGTCATTGGAAGCGTCCTGTTGGTGTTCTTTTTCGTCTCCAGGTACATACCGATAAGGACCCGACTGGAAAAACGAAGCGGGGGCATGCTGGCGACCTTCATCGTTGCGCTGTTCACCGAGATGTACGGGTTTCCTTTGACAATATACTTCCTTTCGAGCCGGTTCGGCATAGAGATCCCTTTGACCCATAAATATGGGCATCTTCTCGCTTACCTTTTGACCTATATTGGTCTGGACATCCTCTACGGGTGGGCCCTGGTGATGATCGTCAGCAATGTGATGATCGTCATAGGAATCATCTGGATATCAAGGGGCTGGGAACAGGTCTACAGTTCAGACGGCGAGCTTGTCACCACAGGCATCTATGCTCGGATGAGACATCCCCAGTATAGCGGCATCATCCTGGCAGCCACAGGATTCCTTATCCAGTGGCCGACACTTCTCACCCTCATTCTCTTTCCCTTCGTTGTCGTGATGTACCACAGGTTGGCCACGAGGGAGGAGAAGGACGTCGAGGAGAAGTTCAAGGACGAATATCGGGATTACCGTGGGCGTGTGCCGGCCTTTGTCCCCAGGATGACTTTCGCACACCGGTGA
- a CDS encoding copper-translocating P-type ATPase, with protein sequence MVADFKRRFKVCIVLTFPVLVLSPMIQSFLGIEGRITFPGDSLTLFLLASVVYFYGGWPFLKGLFTEVGARRPGMMTLIAVAITAAYFYSSAVVLGLPGKVFFWELVTLIDIMLLGHWIEMRSVMGASRALEELVRLLPSEAHLVADDGSVKDVPVDSLVKGDRFLVKPGEKIPTDGKVAEGTTTVNESMLTGESVPVHKGTGDAVVGGAINNEGSITVTVEKVGKETFLAQVVTMVREAQETRSRSQDLANRAAFWLTVIALGAGSLTLIVWLFLGQDLAYAMERMVTVMVITCPHALGLAVPLVVAVSTSLAATSGLLLRDRAAFERSRLIDTVVFDKTGTLTEGLFGVQGIVPSGGIGKEEILRLASSVENLSEHPIARGIVAEALTRGITIPQADDFQAVKGKGARAVVEGRKIMVASPGYLREKGLHFDEGPLSPYYSEGQTVVFVLEEDTPLGAIALGDVIRTESVEAVERLHAMGIRCVMLTGDHERVAAAVSGSLGLDDYFAEILPDQKAARIRELMDNGLKVAMTGDGVNDAPALATADLGIAIGAGTDVAVETADVVLVRSDPRDVAAIFELARATYRKMVQNLAWATGYNIIAIPLAAGVLAGQGIVLSPAMGALLMSLSTVVVAINARMLKY encoded by the coding sequence ATGGTGGCCGATTTCAAGCGGCGCTTCAAAGTCTGCATTGTCCTGACGTTCCCTGTCCTGGTTCTTTCCCCCATGATCCAGTCGTTCCTCGGGATCGAGGGGCGGATCACCTTTCCCGGGGATTCACTGACCCTGTTTCTGCTCGCTTCCGTGGTTTACTTTTACGGTGGATGGCCGTTCCTGAAAGGCCTGTTCACTGAGGTCGGGGCACGCCGGCCCGGAATGATGACCCTCATTGCCGTGGCCATCACGGCGGCCTATTTCTACAGCAGCGCAGTGGTCCTCGGACTTCCCGGGAAAGTGTTTTTCTGGGAACTGGTCACCCTCATCGACATCATGCTTCTCGGTCACTGGATCGAGATGCGGTCGGTCATGGGCGCATCCCGCGCCCTGGAGGAGCTGGTGCGGCTCCTGCCCTCGGAGGCCCACCTTGTCGCGGATGACGGTTCCGTCAAGGACGTCCCGGTCGATTCCCTGGTCAAGGGCGACCGGTTCCTGGTCAAGCCGGGCGAAAAGATCCCCACGGACGGGAAGGTCGCTGAAGGGACCACTACGGTGAACGAATCCATGCTCACAGGTGAATCGGTGCCGGTTCACAAGGGGACGGGCGACGCGGTGGTGGGCGGGGCCATCAACAACGAGGGTTCCATCACCGTCACCGTGGAGAAGGTGGGGAAGGAGACCTTCCTCGCACAGGTGGTGACGATGGTCCGTGAGGCCCAGGAGACGAGATCGCGCAGCCAGGACCTGGCCAACCGGGCCGCCTTCTGGCTCACCGTCATCGCCCTTGGCGCGGGTTCCCTGACCCTGATCGTGTGGCTGTTCCTGGGACAGGACCTGGCCTACGCCATGGAGCGCATGGTGACGGTCATGGTCATCACCTGTCCCCACGCGCTCGGGCTTGCCGTCCCCCTTGTCGTGGCCGTTTCCACGTCCCTTGCCGCCACCAGTGGTCTGCTCCTGCGTGATCGCGCCGCTTTTGAGAGGTCACGGCTCATCGACACCGTGGTTTTTGACAAAACCGGAACACTCACGGAAGGCCTTTTCGGGGTCCAGGGGATCGTACCGTCGGGTGGCATCGGCAAGGAGGAGATCCTGCGCCTCGCGTCATCGGTGGAAAACCTGTCCGAGCACCCGATCGCCCGGGGGATCGTTGCCGAGGCGCTCACCCGCGGGATCACCATTCCCCAAGCCGACGATTTTCAGGCGGTCAAGGGAAAAGGTGCCCGGGCCGTGGTGGAAGGGCGGAAGATCATGGTGGCAAGCCCGGGCTACCTGCGGGAAAAGGGCCTCCACTTTGATGAAGGGCCGCTCTCTCCGTACTATTCCGAAGGCCAGACGGTGGTCTTCGTGCTGGAGGAGGACACCCCGCTTGGCGCCATTGCCCTGGGGGACGTCATCAGGACAGAGTCCGTGGAGGCGGTGGAGCGTCTTCACGCCATGGGGATCAGGTGTGTGATGCTCACGGGGGACCACGAGAGGGTGGCTGCGGCCGTGTCCGGGAGCCTGGGGCTGGATGACTATTTCGCGGAGATCCTTCCAGACCAGAAAGCGGCCAGGATCAGGGAACTGATGGATAACGGGTTGAAAGTGGCTATGACCGGCGATGGCGTCAACGACGCTCCCGCCCTGGCAACAGCCGATCTCGGGATCGCCATCGGGGCGGGCACCGACGTTGCCGTGGAAACGGCCGACGTGGTTCTCGTCCGCAGCGACCCCCGTGATGTGGCGGCCATCTTTGAGCTGGCGAGAGCCACCTACCGCAAGATGGTCCAGAACCTGGCCTGGGCGACGGGGTACAATATCATTGCCATTCCCCTGGCGGCGGGTGTGTTGGCTGGACAAGGGATCGTTCTCAGCCCGGCCATGGGCGCCCTTCTCATGTCACTGAGCACCGTTGTCGTGGCGATCAACGCGCGGATGCTGAAGTATTGA
- a CDS encoding nitrophenyl compound nitroreductase subunit ArsF family protein yields MKKTTFLFLFLAAGAASWISGILPGAFYGPAELSAAAGRPDRVVVYQFHRRFRCEECYKLEAAIGETLNTHFPEQLADGKLVFNVVDLDAEGNGHYTQEYDFFYNTVIVVDVRGGRDVRFKNIEKVWQLAGERDLLMEFVRSEVEEYLRGP; encoded by the coding sequence TTGAAAAAAACAACCTTCCTGTTCCTTTTCCTGGCTGCTGGCGCGGCTTCCTGGATATCCGGCATCCTTCCGGGCGCCTTTTACGGTCCGGCTGAGCTGTCCGCTGCCGCCGGGCGGCCCGACAGGGTCGTCGTGTACCAGTTCCACAGGCGGTTCCGCTGCGAGGAGTGCTACAAACTGGAAGCAGCCATCGGAGAAACCCTCAACACCCACTTCCCGGAACAGCTCGCCGACGGAAAACTGGTCTTTAACGTCGTCGACCTGGACGCCGAGGGCAACGGCCACTACACTCAAGAGTACGATTTTTTCTACAACACGGTGATCGTGGTTGACGTTCGCGGCGGCAGGGACGTCCGGTTCAAGAACATCGAAAAGGTCTGGCAGCTCGCAGGCGAGAGAGACCTTCTCATGGAGTTCGTCAGGTCCGAAGTGGAGGAGTACCTGCGCGGACCGTGA
- a CDS encoding YaiI/YqxD family protein, which produces MVIYIDADACPVKNETYKVAARYSIPVCVVANSWMRIPEGGQVSLQVVEGDFDAADDWIAEQAGPGDIVITGDILLAARCVEAGARVLGTRGREFTEAGIGEAVAMRALKDELRQMGEIRHGPPPMNRKARSRFLSTLDQIVNSILNENP; this is translated from the coding sequence ATGGTTATCTACATCGACGCCGACGCGTGCCCCGTCAAGAACGAGACCTACAAGGTCGCCGCCAGGTACTCCATTCCAGTGTGCGTGGTCGCCAACAGCTGGATGCGCATCCCGGAAGGCGGACAGGTGTCTCTCCAGGTGGTGGAAGGTGACTTCGACGCCGCCGACGACTGGATCGCCGAGCAGGCTGGTCCCGGCGACATCGTCATCACCGGCGACATCCTCCTGGCGGCCCGATGCGTCGAGGCGGGCGCCCGGGTCCTGGGCACCAGGGGGAGAGAGTTCACCGAGGCGGGCATCGGCGAGGCTGTGGCCATGCGGGCGCTGAAGGACGAACTTCGCCAGATGGGGGAGATCAGGCATGGCCCGCCTCCCATGAACAGGAAAGCCCGCTCCCGTTTTCTTTCCACCCTGGACCAGATCGTGAACTCGATCCTGAATGAAAATCCTTAG
- a CDS encoding isoprenylcysteine carboxylmethyltransferase family protein, protein MPYVVLAILWTAWCAMHSLLISRPVVAGLKVRFGDSYRYYRLAFNGISVVTLVPVLLYSGALHGEPLFAWAGVWRPVQFLLAASALALFAGGARHYDLFQFLGVRQVAEHESKGGLTETGGLDTSGILGVVRHPWYSGGILIIWARPVDKATLVTNLVLTAYLVIGTILEERKLVAEFGDEYRDYQERVGMLVPGAKWKKL, encoded by the coding sequence ATGCCCTACGTTGTCCTCGCCATCCTCTGGACCGCCTGGTGCGCCATGCACAGCCTGCTCATTTCCCGACCGGTGGTTGCAGGACTGAAAGTGCGCTTCGGAGACAGCTACCGCTACTACCGGCTGGCCTTCAACGGCATCTCGGTGGTGACCCTCGTCCCGGTGCTGCTCTATTCCGGCGCCCTTCACGGTGAACCGCTCTTCGCCTGGGCAGGCGTATGGCGCCCGGTCCAGTTTCTTCTCGCCGCAAGCGCCCTGGCCCTTTTTGCAGGCGGGGCCAGGCACTACGACCTGTTTCAGTTCCTGGGTGTCCGGCAGGTGGCCGAACACGAATCGAAGGGCGGGCTCACCGAGACCGGGGGCCTGGACACATCCGGGATACTGGGGGTTGTCCGGCACCCGTGGTATTCGGGTGGCATCCTCATCATCTGGGCAAGACCGGTCGACAAGGCGACCCTCGTCACCAACCTGGTCCTCACCGCCTACCTCGTCATCGGCACGATCCTCGAGGAAAGGAAGCTGGTGGCCGAGTTCGGGGACGAGTACAGGGACTACCAGGAGCGGGTGGGGATGCTGGTGCCGGGAGCGAAGTGGAAAAAGTTATAG
- the rarD gene encoding EamA family transporter RarD, with protein MSENRAGAIQGFSAYLIWGCFPLYFKMVASVPAREVLAHRILWSAVFLLLLVTLTGRGKNLRKVLSSPGTVAVLFATTLLLATNWYVFINAVFRGDVLESSLGYFINPLVSVLLGFVFLREKLSTRQVVSIALAAAGVLVRTVMVGKVPLVALTLAFTFGLYGLVRKAVGVQAVPGLTVEMILLSPFALGYLGWLMAGGNAVFLAGRPGLDVLLVLAGVVTSVPLVLYGGALTRLRLSTMGIMQYIVPTGHFALAVLAFGEPFTAAHLVSFAFIWAALGLYISESFGEMRPVTQAAGQS; from the coding sequence TTGTCCGAGAACAGGGCAGGAGCCATTCAGGGTTTTTCCGCCTACCTCATCTGGGGATGCTTCCCCCTCTATTTCAAGATGGTCGCCTCGGTCCCGGCCAGGGAGGTCCTGGCTCACAGGATCCTCTGGTCGGCCGTTTTCCTGCTGCTCCTGGTCACCCTCACCGGAAGGGGAAAAAACCTCAGGAAGGTCCTGAGTTCGCCGGGAACCGTGGCCGTCCTGTTTGCCACGACACTGCTCCTCGCCACCAACTGGTACGTTTTCATCAACGCCGTATTCAGGGGAGATGTCCTTGAGTCCAGTCTTGGCTACTTCATCAACCCCCTCGTCAGCGTCCTCCTCGGGTTTGTCTTCCTGAGGGAAAAGCTGTCCACAAGGCAGGTGGTGAGCATCGCCCTCGCCGCGGCGGGTGTTCTGGTGCGGACAGTCATGGTGGGAAAGGTTCCCCTGGTGGCCCTGACCCTGGCTTTCACCTTCGGCCTGTACGGCCTGGTCAGGAAGGCTGTCGGTGTCCAGGCTGTTCCGGGACTCACGGTGGAGATGATCCTCCTGTCGCCCTTCGCCCTGGGCTACCTGGGGTGGCTCATGGCAGGGGGAAACGCTGTCTTCCTGGCCGGCCGGCCGGGGCTCGACGTTCTCCTTGTGCTGGCAGGTGTGGTCACTTCCGTCCCCCTCGTCCTTTACGGCGGAGCCTTGACGCGCCTGAGGCTCTCCACGATGGGGATCATGCAGTACATTGTCCCCACGGGCCACTTCGCCCTGGCGGTGCTTGCCTTCGGTGAGCCGTTCACCGCAGCCCACCTGGTAAGCTTTGCCTTCATCTGGGCTGCCCTGGGTCTTTACATCTCGGAATCCTTCGGCGAGATGCGCCCGGTGACGCAGGCAGCCGGGCAGAGCTGA
- a CDS encoding cold-shock protein, producing the protein MAEGTVKWFSDSKGFGFIEQADGPDVFVHFSAITGEGFKTLNEGQRVTFEVSDGPKGPQASNVQGA; encoded by the coding sequence ATGGCAGAAGGAACAGTGAAGTGGTTCAGCGATTCCAAAGGTTTCGGTTTCATCGAGCAGGCTGACGGCCCGGATGTATTCGTACATTTTTCGGCCATCACGGGTGAGGGTTTCAAGACCCTCAACGAAGGCCAGCGTGTGACCTTCGAAGTCTCGGACGGTCCCAAGGGCCCCCAGGCTTCCAACGTCCAGGGTGCGTAA
- a CDS encoding trypsin-like peptidase domain-containing protein, which translates to MQRWPIAAIAAGLTLMATVPAAAQSLPSRQIPASVVQIFAQVNLPEPDAPWTGVGIESITGSGVIIDGRRILTAAHVLEDAVSVEVKRPGLPRRYVATVDRFGHECDLALLTVDDPAFFEGTVPVPVGQTPGVEDEVRVYGYPVGGEALSVTSGIVSRAEISWYSHSMRQLLLLQVDAAINQGNSGGPAIWQGALAGIAMQLLEGAQNVGYIIPAEVVGHFLKDIGKEDRFDGFPTLGVQVQPLVNEALRAEYGLDRKTDGALVTAVNHGGTVSGYLEPGDVITAVDGVPVAEDLTVPVERLGRLKFDYIIQSKQVGDEVALDFMRSGNKMRKTVRLKNEPTLVPGTRHVTLNSYFVFGGFVFQPLTLEYIFLYDDGDGWIPGDLSVYGLVRNYRTPERSQVIVLTSVLPAPLNRGYQDYVDEVVASVDGKLPRDMEDLVRIVNNARGPRLKVTTETGAVLVLDLERARAEQSGILKLHRIPSGCSVDLER; encoded by the coding sequence ATGCAACGATGGCCCATAGCAGCGATAGCAGCCGGCCTCACCCTGATGGCAACTGTCCCGGCCGCTGCCCAGTCCCTGCCGTCGAGGCAGATCCCCGCGAGCGTCGTGCAGATCTTCGCCCAGGTCAACTTGCCGGAACCGGACGCACCGTGGACAGGTGTTGGTATCGAGTCCATTACCGGCTCCGGGGTGATCATCGATGGGCGGAGGATCCTCACCGCTGCCCACGTCCTGGAAGACGCCGTGAGTGTCGAAGTCAAAAGGCCAGGGCTTCCCCGGCGGTACGTCGCCACGGTGGACCGGTTCGGCCACGAGTGCGATCTGGCCCTTCTCACAGTGGATGATCCGGCCTTTTTCGAGGGGACCGTTCCTGTTCCCGTGGGGCAGACGCCGGGGGTGGAAGACGAGGTCAGGGTCTACGGCTACCCGGTCGGCGGGGAGGCTCTGTCGGTCACCTCGGGGATCGTCTCCAGGGCCGAGATCTCCTGGTACAGCCACTCCATGCGGCAGCTTCTTCTCCTGCAGGTGGATGCGGCCATCAACCAGGGAAACAGCGGGGGACCCGCCATCTGGCAGGGCGCCCTGGCCGGCATCGCCATGCAGCTCCTCGAGGGGGCCCAGAACGTGGGTTACATTATCCCGGCAGAGGTCGTTGGCCATTTCCTTAAGGATATCGGGAAGGAGGACCGTTTCGACGGTTTCCCCACTCTGGGCGTTCAGGTCCAGCCCCTGGTCAATGAGGCGTTGCGTGCCGAATACGGACTTGACAGGAAAACCGACGGCGCGCTGGTCACAGCGGTAAATCATGGGGGTACCGTTTCAGGCTATCTCGAGCCGGGCGACGTCATCACCGCCGTCGACGGGGTCCCTGTCGCGGAAGATCTCACCGTCCCGGTCGAACGTCTCGGGCGCCTGAAATTCGATTATATCATCCAGTCCAAACAGGTGGGCGACGAGGTCGCCCTCGATTTCATGCGTTCAGGGAATAAGATGCGTAAAACGGTCCGGCTGAAAAATGAACCCACCCTGGTACCTGGTACCCGCCACGTTACCCTGAACAGCTACTTTGTTTTCGGAGGGTTCGTCTTTCAGCCCCTCACCCTGGAGTACATTTTCCTGTACGACGACGGTGACGGCTGGATACCCGGGGACCTTTCTGTCTATGGCCTGGTCCGCAACTACCGGACTCCGGAAAGGTCCCAGGTCATCGTGCTGACCTCCGTCCTTCCGGCTCCCCTCAACAGGGGATACCAGGACTACGTGGACGAGGTGGTGGCGTCCGTGGACGGTAAGCTGCCACGGGACATGGAAGATCTGGTCAGGATCGTCAATAATGCGCGTGGGCCGCGGCTGAAAGTGACCACCGAAACCGGTGCAGTGCTGGTCCTGGATCTTGAAAGGGCCCGGGCCGAGCAAAGCGGGATCCTGAAGCTTCACCGGATCCCCTCCGGATGCTCAGTGGACCTGGAAAGATGA
- a CDS encoding DUF2225 domain-containing protein — translation MTTVKSVTFTCPCCGQDFTSHYCPTTNSLGPTTTDFFDMAAGEQPIHYKVHTCTHCGFSCEEMEKGELSRQVKKFVRDNITPKLTGDEIPSWTKFEFLALIDENVGSDPYSLGMIYLHAAWCAYDQKQTEAEARFRKKAIRYLEKAFTPETLDRDLLYLIPYLVAEQYRRTGEEESALQWYGYIIAMEEEHPDKVFFVSMAVQQSTDPKELMGEVMYQ, via the coding sequence ATGACCACAGTTAAAAGCGTCACATTTACGTGTCCATGCTGCGGACAGGACTTTACCTCTCACTATTGCCCTACGACCAACAGCCTGGGACCGACTACCACCGATTTTTTCGACATGGCTGCGGGGGAGCAGCCTATCCACTACAAGGTTCACACTTGCACCCACTGCGGTTTTTCCTGCGAGGAGATGGAGAAAGGCGAGCTGAGCAGGCAGGTGAAGAAGTTCGTCCGCGATAACATCACTCCCAAGTTGACCGGTGACGAGATCCCTTCGTGGACGAAGTTCGAGTTCCTGGCCCTCATCGACGAAAATGTCGGGTCCGATCCCTATTCTCTGGGGATGATCTACCTGCACGCTGCATGGTGCGCCTACGATCAGAAACAGACAGAGGCGGAAGCCCGTTTCCGGAAAAAGGCGATCCGGTACCTCGAGAAGGCCTTTACACCCGAGACTCTGGACCGGGATCTCCTTTATCTGATCCCTTACCTCGTTGCCGAACAGTACCGGCGAACAGGGGAGGAGGAGTCAGCCCTTCAGTGGTACGGATACATCATCGCGATGGAGGAAGAGCATCCCGACAAGGTTTTTTTCGTCTCGATGGCGGTCCAGCAGAGCACCGATCCCAAGGAACTCATGGGGGAGGTGATGTACCAATAA